TGAGACAGTGTCATAAtatatctttctattttttcataatttgaaatttaaaacttaatcATCTCAGTAAAGTAGTTTTGCTTTTGTTTttggtttaatttatttattattacaaGCTAGTATTATTATTCAGAAgttgagttttattttttttatcttttaaagaaAGAATGATGAGGTAGTAACTTGTACTCAACGTCACTGTCACTGCCACTGCCATTGCAACAGTGTCATAATATACCTTTCCACTTTGtttcataatttgaaatttaaaacttaatcGTCTTAGTAAAATAGTTTGCTTTAGTTTTTggtttagtttatttattatttcaagctAGTATTATTACTCAGAAGTTgagttccatttttttttatcttttgaagaATGAACGATGAGGTAGTAACTTGTACTCAACCTCATTGCCACTGCCACTGTCACTACCACTGCAACTGCGACTGATGCTGACAGTGCCATAATAtaccttttcattttttgataatttgaaatttaaaacttaatcATCTCAGTAAAATagttttgcttttatttttggtttagtttatttattatttcaagctAGTATTATTACTCAGAAGTTGAGTTTCATATTTTTGATCTTTTAAAGAAAGAATGATGTGGCAGTAACTTGTACTCAACCTCACTGCCGCTGTCACTTCCACTGCCACTGTGACAGTGCCATAATATACCTTtcctttttttcataatttgaaatttaaaacttaatcGTTCAGTAAAATAGTTTTGCTTTTGTTTTTGGTTTAgttcatttattatttcaagCTAGAATTGTTACTCAGAAGTTGAGTTCCATTATTGTGATCTTTTAATGAAAGAATGATGAGGTAGTAACTTATACTCAACCTCACTATCACTGCTATTGTAACTGCAATTGGCGCTGACAATGTCATAATATACCTTTACCTTTTccataatttgaaatttaaaatttaatcgtCTCAGTAAAATAGTTTTGCTTTTGTTTTTGGTTTAgttcatttattatttcaagCTAGTATTATTACTCAAAAGTTGAGTTCCATTTTTTTGATCTTTTAAAGAAAGAATGATGAGATAGTAACTTATACTCAACTTCAATGTCACTTTCACTGCCGCTGCCATTACCACTGCCACTGCAACTAACGCTGACGGTGTCATAGTATACCTTTTCATTTCTccataatttgaaatttaaacttaACCGTCtcagtaaaataatttttcttttgtttttagtttagttcatttattatttcaagATAGTATTATTACTCAGAAGTTTTTAAGAATTAAcgtttttaattttgtgttaatttGATCATATACTTTACAGTTTACAAAATGAATATTTAaggattttattttgaaattgaaatgcTCTACTTTTGTGTGAACATGTGTAATTGCAACCAAATATGTCAGTGTAATTATTAGATATTATAAGGCTTAAGTCATCTacggccccttaaagttgtccacaAAATTCAATTAGACACTTCAACATGCCTCTTTTCCTATTAGACACTCAaacctttaaaataaatatctatGAGACATTTTTCTAAGACCTGGTCAAATCAAGATGTGCATGTAACACAGTTGTAGCTGACGTGacaaaataagaaatcaaatgaaaatacgtggaaaattcaaatttaaaataattataccattagattttgaaaattagaaaatctaaatctaaataaaaaagaatttcaacttaaaaaaaaatccattttgCCATCATTGCACTCACCTTGCATCCGACACAATCCAAACCTTTTCTTTACTTCTTTCACTAAAATTATCTCTTGTTCACCATTGTTATTTTCTATATGGAGATTTTAACATATACCTAAgtatcaatttattttctttttttttctttttgttatctTAATTGATAGtagtatattttctttttctttttaaaaaaatttgttcatctatttttattttgatttcaaatttactTTCTGTTTATGTTTCGTTATGAAGCAAGGAAGAGTGTAGATCGACTGCAGTGTTTGTGCCTCCATGTTTCCGGCAAAAAAGTGAATAATGGTCTCTATATTTTcgataaaaaaacttaaattatgttctttatttttttcgataaagAAAATGTAGATAGTTGACTCCATTTCTTATCAAATTTAAGCATAAGGGAAGaagtaaatttatataaaaaaaaggtaagGTGGTAGATTTTGTTGTTATAAAATATTGGTGGCAGTATTGAAgtagaaagaagaaagaaagatggttatttttttcaaaaaaaaaaaaattagtaataatgaaaagaaaaaataaaaaaaataaaagaggtgtTGATTAAATAATTCACGCGCCTAATTAGGTGTGGGTTACATTTTTTCTGTCATGTATGCACAAAGTGTCTAAatgattcaaattcaaaatagtcaaggtgttcaataggtacaaacATTAGTTAATGTGCTTAAGTGAATTATGTGGACAACTTTCTGGGTCTGTTTGgtcatattataattattatactGATAATTACTATCCTCACTAACACTATGTCTGGATCAttgtttttcatcatattgtattgtatcgttactatatctacaatatttattttgattgttacttaaaatgtattgtaccgtattgttaaatttcgttgttactTAACAATTGAAACCCTATgttatggaacaaccaatttggtgtgttcccattattacttaatttctttttctaattatatctttacataatattttaaaatactatttcaccctttaccttaattatttgaACCTAGTCAAATCTCCTACCCTAGAATGATTAAagatatttaagtaaatttataaattataataagtcaaaccaaacaattaaaatgttactaaaGAATAACAAACTGTACAACCAAACATTGTATTTACCATACAATAAAGTAcgatacaatataatatattatgaaacaatgaTAACAACTATCCAAATAGAGTGTAATTGTTATTGGCAAGTGGcgttccaaaaaaataaaataaaaataaaaattgtcaaAACCGTATATTCAATAATTTTCCGTTTCGTTTGTAAATGGTAACATTAGAACCCAAAGGAGGAGCGCAAGAAAGAGGAAGAGAAGGAGTGGGAGATGGAAACAGGGAAGGTTATAGTTGAGAAAGTAAGAGGAAAATCAACACTTACTAAATGCTTTTCAAAGTATCCCCTCAAATTCATCAACCCAAAAAATGTCAGTTCCTcctcaaattcttcttcttcttcttttcccttctttcttatcaatttgattttttttttctcttaatttcaTAGGTCGCTCCTTCTCAAACTGATGTTGTTTGGATTTACGCCATCACTTATGGTGGAGGAATTGTCTCTGTAAGTCatcaacaattttaaatttgattgttttatttaaatctAATGCCCATATTTCTAGGGAGATTCTACAGTATGCGATTTTACAATTGGAGATGGTTGCACCACTGTTTTGACTACTCAAGCTTCTACTAAGGTTAAACTCTATAAATTAGCTGTGTCGATTTTGTAGCTTCTTTAATGTTCTAATAATATAAGTCAAATTTTCATTGCAGGTCTATAAAGCTGTGGGAACAAAAATCTCTGAACAAGTGTTGGAGGTAAAATAACTATTCTCTCCGTTTCATTTTGGTGTCCTATTTTGACTTCACACTTGGTTTTTGAATTTCATGGTTTGATTCGTCAaatgtattttaaatatatgcTCTTAAATATGCGACGTGGAGAGTTGGATTAAGGAGTtgctaaaaagaaaagagataaacCAGAAAGGAAAGtaggacaaacaaattgaaaaaaaaaggagtaaATGATTCTTCACCAATTATATTTAGGTGTTAACTTCTTAATGCATTCGGATAGATCCTAAAATATGGTACTTGCATagtacaataataacaacatatcCAGTGTAGCCTTACAAGTGGGATCTGAAAAATGATAGGACGTAGGCAAGCCTTACCtctacaataacaacaacaacaatatatctAGTGTAATCTCACAAGTGGAATCTTAAAATGATAGGATGTACACAAACCTTACCCCTCCCTACCTTTTGTGGGGTAGAGAGGTTATTTTCAATAGTCCCTCGACTCAAAAGATATGTAATCAAAATAGGATGGGAAGGAAAATAGCAATAGGAAAATAACTAGATAAACAAAGCAATCGAAGTAACAAGTagtaaaattgaagaagaagatactATGCAAATATTAGGTAAGACTACTAAATAAGGAGAAATGAGAAAAGGATCTTAGATCCTTGCCTCTCCCTCGTGAAAGTACTGCAACACACAACTGTCTACTACCCTTTCACCTTAATGCTTCACCTGCAAAATCTAAGGTAAGGTGTATCATGTCTTGTTTGATCACCTCCCCCTGTTCTTCTTTGGCCTCTACATTTGTTAAGAATTGTTATTCACTTATAGCCAAACTCTCACACCTCCTAACTGGTACCTCTGTGCACCTCCTCCTCACATCCCCAAACCACCTCAATGTTGCTTCCTTCATCTTGTCTGCCTCAAAGGACAATCATCTTGTCCTCTTACTTCGTTCCTAATCTTGTCTCTCCAGTATGCTCACACATCCATCTAAGCATCCTTATCTTCTGAATATGTGCGTCCTTCACTGGACAACACTCTGCCCCATACAATAGTGTAGGTTCGACACATTCTTATCACATAATACCCCAGATAGAGTCTCTGTTTCACCCACCGCTCTCTAATATGATGGGCAACATCATCATCGATTTCTCCATTGTCTTCGATTATAGGCCCAAGATGCTTAAAACTCCCCCTCTTGGGTATGACTTATATATCGATCTTCACTTCTACTTTTGTTTCATATGTTATGTCATTGAACTTGCACTCTAGGTACTCAGTTTTAGTCTGGCTTAACCTGAAACCGTTAGATTCTATGGTTTGTCTCCTATCTTTCAGCCTATGATTAATTCCTCTGCACATCTTGTCTATCAAAACTATGTCATCTAAACTATGTCATCTGCGAATAACATGCACCACGACACATCCCGATATATATGTCTCGTCAATTCGTCCATCACTATGGCAAATAGGAACGAGCTAAGGGATGATTCTTGGTGCAACCCCCATCATGATCTAgagtgttccaagtcacctctCATTGTTCTTACTCGGCTCTTGGCTCCATCATATGTCCTTAATTTCCCTAATGCAAGCCACATGTACACCTGTAGACTACAAGCATCTCCGTAGGAACCAAAGTATTTAACAAATTTGATGATGCAAGAAAAGCAAGTGATTGCTAGATCTTTAGGGAGATAGctgaaggagaagaaaaagaaagaaaagaaagaaagggaaattgagaaCCTGAAATTGGTGTCAAAATGGTTGATCTGGAAATTGTGTGTAAATGGAGTCCTTGATTTTGAAATAGTCTGCATTAGTTAATATATAGGTAGCTGTCATTCAAGTAGGATGTAGAGTTATGAGCTAACTTGCTTTCAAATGTAATTGTACTTTATGTATTTTAAGAAGTTGATATGGTTAACTTCTGAAAGAAAAGACATACAAAGGATACATAACAGCTTCCACTTCTGGATACAGCCATAACAAAAGACATCGTGGTGTGATCATTGGTTCTAAATTCCCTTCAAACAAGGCATCTGCCTGAAATTTGACGATCAGTTCCATTTCTTTTTTGATGACTGTGGTGTCCAGGCACCTTGACTAATTCCACGGAATACCTGCCACTTTCCACCAACAATAGGTACCAAGTAACTCTATCCACCAAGGTTTAGAATCACCTACTGTTTTAGTCACCCTCGAATTTGAACCTGAGACCTCATGTCCCTTTTCCAATCATTGACCCCTAGGCAACGCCCTTGGGTGCATATCAATTCCACATGTgagaagaatcacctagtgttttagTCTCCCTCGAATTTGAACCTAAGATCTCATGTCTCGCTACCAATCATCTACCCCTAGGCAACGCCCTTGGGTGCATATCCGTTCCAACTTATTACGAAACACAAAGAATTTACAGTTCAAAATGTAACTTTTGGTAAACCGATGATGAGGATTGTGGGAGAACATGTAGTAAGTTCTAAAGAGCATATCATtatcttctttttgttatttattattttggatCCTTTTAACTATCTCATTTGATCCGTAGCTAGCCATCTTAGTAAAAGTGGTTGTTTATGATGTTGTAGGCAAGAATAGGAAGCAATGCGTTTTTGGCTGTAATTCCAGATCCAGTGACCTGTTTCTCCACTGCAAAATATTCCCAGAAGCAAGTGTTCAAAGTTATGTCAGACTCAAGTTTGCTTCTTGTTGATTGGATAACTAGTGGCCGTCATGAAACAGGAGAAAAATGGAATTTTGATCTTTATAGGAGCAtgaataacatttttcataatgATGATGAGCCTTTATTCCTTGATACAGTAAGTTTCTTTGTTTATCAGTCTGTATTTTTTAATGTGTAGAAAGTAGTATACATTTTTATAAAGTATAACTATATCAGTAGGAATTTCTCTTTTAGATATTGGAATAATACTGTGAGTTTTGCCTTTAACCTGTCCGTTTCGGTTATCACACTATTTTGTTGTTCCTATTTCTTTGTTTGAAAAATGCTTTGTATTGCTTTCCTCATAGTTGCCATGTTTTCTTCACTGCCGTTTTCCCTTTCCATATCTACTTTGATTTGCTGTACTTGAGCCGAGGGTCCTTTGGAAACAGTCTCTCTACCTCCATAAGGTAGGGTTAAGGTCTATGTACACTCTACCCTTCTCAGATTGCAATTGTGGGATTTctctgggtatgttgttgttgccTTTAACCTGCCCATCACTTCTTTTATTGCCTTTATTTCATGTaaagattttgttatttttttctttttacattttgGCTCTATCTTAGATAACCTGCTATGTATAGCAATATTAACAAGGAGCGGATATTCCTTACAGATGTCCCCTGGATGGTTGTAACCCTGCAAAATCTGATACATCCAGTACTGACATAACAAGGAAACCAAAACAAGAACATGGTATCATGAATTGCTAACAGGAAAGccataaagattaaaaaaaaaagaaaggaaagtaGCTAAACATTTTTAACCATGGTAAATGAAAAAGCTTATAGAACATAATGCTTTGCTTTCTCAACTCCTATTCTTCTCTTAATCTTATTGGTCTCGTTGACAATACTGCTAGGAAATTTTCAGTGCTTGGCAGTTTGTCCTCATTTTGCCTCTTATAGCATTTGGAGAAGAAAACTTTTCCAATTGACcccattccctcccaaagtAAAGAACCAAAGAGAAGAACTAGAGAGACAGGATTGTGGTAACAACTTGAACAATTATAATGAAGTAGCAATCTCTGCTTTTGTCTGATTAAGGTTGTTGAGTAACTATGTCCTAGTCAGTTCCATCTTTTACAACTTGCACCGCACAGGGGCAGAATCATATTTAATGGTGTGGGTGTTTGAGCACCCATTAACCCTGAGCAGAAAATGTGTTTTTGTATATAGAATTTGAAAGACAGTAGTAAATATTTTGTGTGAGCACCCATAGAATGAAAGAATGGGCAAGTGCCCTGGTTGAACCATTATTTTTGAGCTGCCAACCTCAGAGAATAATGGATTTGACCCTTGGCAACAACACCCAATCATATTATCAAAATGGGCAGATTCCTGTTTTAACTCTTATTTCcctaactttttattttcttcgtCTGCCGCTGACATTCTTTTTTCCCTCCACTCTTCCTTACCTTTCTTTAATTATAGTGGCAAGACAtggaagaaaaatatacaatacaataaaaCAACCATCTTTAGTTTTAAATGCAAATGCTTCTTCTTGAGTCATAATGTGCAAACATAACCGTTTGGCTCAATTGTGGGATGTTTCCTAAAGCGGTTGAACTTATAACTGATTGGAAGTTTTGCATAAATTCTATAGTGTTTTGATTTACAAAATTGGGTTTTAAGAAATTGAGAATTTCtgagaaataaatttaaaaaatttcctgACTTGTGTTGAGTTTTATGGTTATGTTGTATAACTTGGTCTTTCAATACCTTCCTCATTAATTGACTACAGAAAATCTGATTTATGGAACATTTGCATGATTCTTTAAATAGTTGTCTAGTTTGttaagtaaaaca
This window of the Solanum pennellii chromosome 2, SPENNV200 genome carries:
- the LOC107009273 gene encoding urease accessory protein D isoform X3, encoding METGKVIVEKVRGKSTLTKCFSKYPLKFINPKNVAPSQTDVVWIYAITYGGGIVSVYKAVGTKISEQVLEARIGSNAFLAVIPDPVTCFSTAKYSQKQVFKVMSDSSLLLVDWITSGRHETGEKWNFDLYRSMNNIFHNDDEPLFLDTALLEQGTCSDIAERMQDYQVIAMVILLGPKLKHIQNQIQEDVKKIMSQSLHMPTIGSRQSTSRHNDHHLTKPSFLASCSIFGPKGIGVVTRIAAMTTESVYNFLQHQLSSMEPLLGVKPYSYAS
- the LOC107009273 gene encoding urease accessory protein D isoform X2 yields the protein METGKVIVEKVAPSQTDVVWIYAITYGGGIVSGDSTVCDFTIGDGCTTVLTTQASTKVYKAVGTKISEQVLEARIGSNAFLAVIPDPVTCFSTAKYSQKQVFKVMSDSSLLLVDWITSGRHETGEKWNFDLYRSMNNIFHNDDEPLFLDTALLEQGTCSDIAERMQDYQVIAMVILLGPKLKHIQNQIQEDVKKIMSQSLHMPTIGSRQSTSRHNDHHLTKPSFLASCSIFGPKGIGVVTRIAAMTTESVYNFLQHQLSSMEPLLGVKPYSYAS
- the LOC107009273 gene encoding urease accessory protein D isoform X4; translated protein: METGKVIVEKVAPSQTDVVWIYAITYGGGIVSVYKAVGTKISEQVLEARIGSNAFLAVIPDPVTCFSTAKYSQKQVFKVMSDSSLLLVDWITSGRHETGEKWNFDLYRSMNNIFHNDDEPLFLDTALLEQGTCSDIAERMQDYQVIAMVILLGPKLKHIQNQIQEDVKKIMSQSLHMPTIGSRQSTSRHNDHHLTKPSFLASCSIFGPKGIGVVTRIAAMTTESVYNFLQHQLSSMEPLLGVKPYSYAS
- the LOC107009273 gene encoding urease accessory protein D isoform X1; its protein translation is METGKVIVEKVRGKSTLTKCFSKYPLKFINPKNVAPSQTDVVWIYAITYGGGIVSGDSTVCDFTIGDGCTTVLTTQASTKVYKAVGTKISEQVLEARIGSNAFLAVIPDPVTCFSTAKYSQKQVFKVMSDSSLLLVDWITSGRHETGEKWNFDLYRSMNNIFHNDDEPLFLDTALLEQGTCSDIAERMQDYQVIAMVILLGPKLKHIQNQIQEDVKKIMSQSLHMPTIGSRQSTSRHNDHHLTKPSFLASCSIFGPKGIGVVTRIAAMTTESVYNFLQHQLSSMEPLLGVKPYSYAS